A genomic segment from Thermothielavioides terrestris NRRL 8126 chromosome 4, complete sequence encodes:
- a CDS encoding carbohydrate esterase family 5 protein (CAZy_ID 269695) yields MKFLPILCAAGLAAAAPTQPAGEAAVEARQLFSDTANDLENGVSSNCPKVIFICARGSTETGNLGSSVCPEVANGLKNYYPNQLWVQGVGGAYTADLASNALPGGTSTAAMQEAANMFNLAQQKCPNASVAAGGYSQGTAVVAGGIQSLSAAAKDQIKGVVLFGYTQAQQNHDTIPNFPVDKTMIFCAQGDLVCNGTLIVTAAHFSYITNGDASTKGPAWLHEKIGDA; encoded by the exons ATGAAGTTCCTCCCAATCCTCTGCGCCGctggcctggccgccgctgctccgACGCAGCCGGCTGGCGAAGCGGCTGTCGAAGCCCGCCAGTTGTTTTCAGACACCGCAAACGACCTGGAAAACGGGGTGTCCAGCAACTGCCCCAAAGTCATCTTCATCTGCGCCCGCGGCTCCACCGAGACCGGCAACTTG GGCTCATCCGTCTGCCCCGAGGTAGCCAACGGCCTCAAGAACTACTACCCCAACCAACTCTGGGTGCAGGGCGTCGGGGGCGCCTACACGGCCGACCTGGCCTCCAACGCGCTTCCCGGGGgcacctcgacggcggcgatgcaGGAGGCGGCCAACATGTTCAACCTGGCGCAGCAGAAGTGCCCGAACGCGTCGGTCGCCGCGGGCGGGTACAGCCAGGGcacggccgtcgtcgccggcggcatccagtcgctgtcggcggcggccaaggaCCAGATCAAGGGCGTCGTGCTCTTCGGCTACACGCAGGCGCAGCAGAACCACGACACCATCCCGAACTTCCCCGTCGACAAGACCATGATCTTCTGCGCCCAGGGCGACCTCGTCTGCAACGGCACCCTGATCGTCACCGCGGCCCACTTCTCCTACATCACCAACGGCGACGCGTCCACCAAGGGCCCGGCCTGGCTGCACGAGAAGATTGGCGATGCTTGA